tacaaagatgagtaaatgacataaaaatccacttccgggcccacttggtgtgtgcttgggctgagcattgaagctttcatgtgtagagacttttcttggagttaaacgccagcttttgtgccagtttgggcgtttaactcccattcttgtgccagttccggcgttaaacgccagaattcttgagctgacttggaacgcctatttgggccatcaaatctcgggcaaaatatggactattatacattgctcgaaagcccaggatgtctactttccaacacaattgagagcgcgtcaattgggcttctttagagtattgaatttagagtattttgtagaccttttctcacatttacctaatgaattagcatggttttgtatattctcctttaattgtgcttaagagtgaaaacatgctttttaggtcttaaaataaataaatttaattcaccttgattccattagataccttgatatgtttgttaagtgatttaagttTTAGGAGGCAAAAGATTGGAttaagggaatgaagaaagaaagcatgaaaagttggagaactcataaagaaatgaaagaactggaaagctgtcaagccgacctcttcgcacttaaatgacaataacatgagctacagaggtccaaatgaggcggttccagttgggttggaaagctaacatccggggcttcaaaacgatataagatttgctatgGTTGAACTGCGCATGGTGATGCGTACGCGCATAGTACGGGCACTGATGCAGGTGAaaattgtctctcaacaaatttccttcggcaagtgtaccgaatttgtcgtcaagtaaaaactcacaatagagtaaggtcgaatcccacaggaattgattaatcaagcaactttaattagaagattgttctagttgagcgaattcagaatttgggttgagagttgcagaaaataaaatggcggaaatgtaaatgacggaaaagtaaatgctagaattaaagaactggaagtaaatgactgaaattaaattgttgaaatgtaaatgggaatggggtgtttgctcatgaaaataaacgcagaaattaaggagaatgggtgagatcagaattggAGAGTTCATTGGGcacaggagatgttgcaattctccggatcaagttcattttcatctcttcctcaatcaatgcactcattgatctccttggcaatcttaattgattgaattacaagttcttgcaattcaatctctcaaatcttgatcaatagccaattccttggtcaattgctcatgagaagagatgaagtgtggtcactgattataccacatgcatttcccaaatcaagttttgagaggattatagtcacatatccatccaaacccaatttggtccagcatgagaaagcatttctagcttgatctcttcattcctctttcaaggtttAGAAgggatccaagtttgaatagtttcttttccaagataactatccAATGGGATGaggatcgaaagctttcaagtaaaatcaagagaaaagatagaagaagaatgaagaaaactagtattgatccatcaaattacaacagagctccctacccaatgaaatgggtttagttgttcatagctctaaaaaatgaaaacaaagatggagaatacattctgaactagaagagcagagaaagtaaaaaaaTAGAGAGTAATGCTTTCCCTTTCAGAAATCTTTCCAACCCTCttaaataattcaaagctactcctatatatactactcttctatTCTTCTAGTTGATTCTTCAAttcttgggcctttggatcttcAGTTTGGAGCAGTTCTCTTCTTCACTTGGGCTTggttttacttgcagagagaaagtgtgaagtgggcagaggctttagctcaggacgttagAGGTGTTAACATTCAGTGAGAAAATGGGTTCGAAAACGTTAGTGTCATTCAACTTTTTAACTAATGTTTCTTACCCAAGTAAAGGCCACGTTAACCTCAACATTAGTGGCACAAacgttgccactaacgttgcctctttgtccttcgcacacgttattgggactcaactttcccaataacgttgagaGCCTCCCCCtttcccacgttagagtccacgttaacttagttaacgtggctcttttaACGTAGGCGTGCCaatcttcgagaacgttagtgacactcaacattgtcactaacgttccaatatgcccttatctcacgttagagtccacgttaactaggttaacgtggcttctaacgtggccttgcaaaccatttccaacgttagtgataatgttgagtgtcactaacgttggctcatctttcactcatcgccattagcttccacgttaactaagttaacgtagaagttaatgtggctccttggggttttgtggttgcttccaacgttagtgacaatgttgggtgtcactaacgttgtcgaccattCTTGCTTCtcacgttagctcccacgttaaccaagttaacgtggtacattgcaccttaggccaacgttagtgaaaatgttgaatgtcactaacgttggcttccttccccttgttaacgttagaggccacgttaacaaagttaacgtgaactctaacgtggccacttatgatcattggccaacgttagtgataatgttaagtgtcactaacgttggctcaaagtccTTTCTTCACGTTAGAGCACACgttgactcttaacgtgggcaatgatggcttcgagagcgttattggtaattacttttctcattaactttgcaggttacctcccattccatGTTAGTGGCCATGTTAATTAGATTAACATGACTGCTAAGTGGTttttccttgcttcctttggtcctgaaatcaagcaatagagtgcatcaaagttctagtccaagtcatgggtaatgcaacatacaatttgtcactaaattcatgcaaaattctcatgaaatcatgtaaaatgcacaatgtatgcttgaatcaaggtgtaagtgaatatctacccaaaactagcttatttcctaaggaaatgcatgaaactaccctaaaaacagtaaagaaaaggtcagtaaaactggccaagatgccctggcatcacaacaccaaacttaaagcttgcttgtccctaagcaagtactagaacaagagaatgatgaatgaaatACCAAGAGGaatgagtcattcttgtggaGGTCATGTTActgattttatggtggtttcatgcatagcaacttaggttcattccattactggctttcagacctttatcatgtTCTAAAACACTGGCTTTGCTTACATACCATGAGacttttattgatccttttattgtcatttcagGGCTTATTTGTGTTCTTCAGGCTAGGTGCTCTGTAAGGAGGCAACTCTTTAatataagctttcagccaacactcccgaaccagttgcttcaaggtgctaggtgttgagacacccctaaggacttactccttcaagtctctcccccatacatacacaccacaggcatctggttcatttattttccttcttgagaccttggtgtccagcacctctttgggttactaaatgctctgtagtgagggttactcttgatagtggactttcagctgataatcccgggttagttaacctaagttaccaagtgataaggcacccctaagagcttattcatccaagtaaatccctcacacaggagcaccacagacacatgcttCAAGATTaaaaaccattggtgcctagccttattgcttactctttttcttttatttttcactttcattgttctttccttttctcttattaggatcttcTTACTTAGCTGGTCTCATGGGGTGTGTTCAAAGCATAGTATTCAGGACAGATAGTTGTCTTCCCACCTTATGGTTGAACtaacttagctaacttatgatcACACCAAAGATTCAGAAAATTACTCCATATTATGAACTCCTCTCTGGTCTTTTTAAAACACAATCATTCTCTTTTTCACTTGATTCAAAAGGACAAGCATACAATAAGTAATAGTATGATGCAGTAACACTTAAACCAGAAATCATAGACCTAAGCAATAGACTTAAAATGCAGAATTGAAAAGGTTCAAACTAACATGGAAGCATGTCCTATTTCATCCAAGATCTTCCTTATTTAAACATAGAAAAAGATGGAGTAAAGaaggaactccaccaccttttactcTTGTGGTTGTCAATgctctttttcttgcttgtcCTCCTTGTGTCCTTTTGCATTTCTTCGCATCCGCGCCAATCTTGCTTGCTTCCAATCCTCAAGTGCCTTCCTCACTGATTCATGACTCTCTTCTAccctttttctttcctttcgtgctaattcatccttcatttcttcatacTTGGCGATTCCTGGATGCAATATTGGCAGCTGTCCTACTATGTAGCCGAGcctggcttgagtgtttatatGATGCCCAGTTTCGCTCATGTAAACTCCTTCTGCGAATGCCCTTTGCTCGTCCAATAGTTTTGCCTGTTCTATTTGTCTTCGATGAATCTCATGTATATGTGCCCCTTGATGTGCTTGGATGTTAATTAGCCTCTGGATGGACTCTTGTTGCTCATTTTGCTTTTGTTCCATCTTGTTGAATGTTTCTCCCCATTGTTGCCCTTGACTTAGTTGATATTCCATCATTTGCCTTTGCCACTCACTTTGCTGAGTCGTCCATCTTGAGAATGCTTCCTCTTGCTGCCCCATTATTTGTAGTTGAAGCTCTTTTTGTGCTCCTTGGCTTTCCAAATACTGTCTAGACAAGCCATCAATGGCTTCCTGCAATTGGTGCATGTCCAAGGTATGTGGTGCTTGCCTCTCTACGACTTGTCCTTCCACTATTTGAGGGGCTGTCCTCTTTCTTTGCTTCCGTTGAGGCAGGGGGGATGCGGCAGCATTCATCCTTCGGACCGTTATTGGAATGCCTTCCTTTATCCACACGGGATCCTCATCTTCAAAAACCACCCCAGCTTTCTTGCATATTCGGTAAATGGTGCTGGGGTAACCTAACGTTCCTCTTGAATTGCTCTTTTTTGCCATCTTTCTAATGCCTTCTGCTATGAGTTCATGAACCTTGATTTCTCCTCCCTTCAGTATACAATGCACCATTGTTGCTCTATTAAGATTCACCTCCGAGTTGTTTGCAGTTGGGAGGATAGACCTCCTCACTAGCTCAAACCACCCCTTGGCTTCAGGAGTGAGATCTGTTCTCTTGATGAACTTTGGTTTTCTTTCCGCACCCCTTTCCCAGTCAGCTCCGGGTACACAAATATCCCTCAAAATTTGGTCATAATTGGGGTTGTCCAATCTTGAGTGATAACTCTCTTCTTCAAACTGTATGGACCGTAGCTTCAGTGCCCTCATGACACTCATGGGAACAAAATCCACCAACTTTCCTCTCATAAAGCTTGTATATGACTCATCTTTCTTATCATATCGGACCGCATTCGCATAAAATTCTCTTATGAGGtttgcatttaccttaatgacCGGATCGGTGAAGAGCTCCCATCTTCTCTTTTCTACTTTCTCTGTGATTTCGGGCACTCAGTTTTCTTCACTTGAAATCCCAGCTCATAAATGATTTCCTTGTCAACCATCCACCTGTATTGCAATGCGTGATACAAGCTTCTAAATCTCTTTTCATCATACGGGTGTTGCTCCATGGGTTCCTTTCCCTTCCTTCTTTTGGAACTTGAAGAGGCCATGAACGAGAGTTGATATGTGAAGGTGGTAAGGTTTTGGAGACTTTTGGTTATTTAGGGTTTTATTGCAATGAAGAGAATGAGGGGGAAATGTTTGTACTGTGAGGGGGAGTGTCTTGTGCCGAAATGAAGAGTTGTGAAGAGTGGGTTATGACAATGAAGGTGGGTACGGAACAAGGCTTATTTATATGTGGAAGTTGTGAATAAATGGAGGGTGTGGATTGATGGATTGGTTGCCTTATGGATGGTTGGGGTTATGTGTGGATAAAGGACAAGGATCACCAACTTTATGATGAAGATTGCTCGGTCTTTAAGGTGTCTCATTTTTctaatgttgcatggcaacattTTCCAATGTATTccctttttagaacaagtgtgTAGTTCTCTTCATGAAGTGTCTGAACCTCCCCCATTTAATTGTCCAATCAATCCCCATCAATGCTCCTTTTCTTTTCCCTATAAAGACAAAATAAGAAATTTGAGAAAAGATATCAAAACGACAACATGAACTTTACGGctagaattaaaaaaaacaatgaGAAAAGATTAAATTGTTTATTCATGAAttccaactaactaactaactattcGTGGGTCCTTATATGCATATTGGTGGCACCATggggtgacaccaaacttagtttggagCACTGTGATGAAAGGTTCTGTTCAAAGCTTCCAAGACTAGCATGCTCTTGGTTGCATTCATGCTTTCTTGGCatgctttgaacaccaaacttgttcttCACTGTATACTGCACAATAAGGATTCCACCAAGAGTTTGTCAAGTTTGGGTTTGAATTCATAAATATTGACTTATTTACTATCTTCTAAAAGCAtataaaacatgggttgcctcccatgaagtgcttctttagcgtcactagcttgacgtttcTCCCTCATCAGGGTGGTTGGTAATGCTTGAAGTCCTCCCCTCTCGCTGTGGACTTGTATCCATTGGTGGTATCAATGATCTCTACATGTTCCAGGGAGAGAATTCTGTTGATTGTGAAGACTTTAGGTAACTGAGATGGTATAGTAGGGAGATTAGGGGGGATATCTGGAAAGTAAGCTGAGATCACTCTATCTCCTGGAGAGAAGTCTTCCGTAGGGATCTTTTTGTTCCTCCACTTCCTTGGTACCTTCTTCCTTGTGTCCTTTGATATTGTCTTGCTCTTGATGACTTCTTTTTCTAAGGGATTTGTGATGTTGACTTCACATGCCTCTAGAGGTTTAGGTCCTTCTAACTTTTCCTTGAGCTGTGATAGTTGCTGTTTCCCTTGTTTATCAACCAAAGGAGTCTCCAGATAGGTTGGGTGTGCTTCAgtgcttgcttcctccttcaGCATCTCATCATGATCTTTACTTGGTTCCTTGTGCTCTTGGTCTACTTCTTGTGAGAGTTTGAAGACATTAAAGCTGAGCTGTTCATCATGGATCCTCAATATTAGCTCCCCTTTCtccacatctatgagtgctctggccgtagctaggaagggtcttcccaaTATGATTGGGTGAGTGTGACTCTCTTCCATGTCCAGGATGACAAAGTCTGTTGGGAGAAAGTATTTCCCAACCTTTAGTAACACATTTTCCaccactcctattgcttgcTTTTGAGTCTTGTCAGCTAGTCTGATGACCACATCTGTGGGCATTATCTCATTGATCTGCAGCCTCTTCGCCAGGGATAGGGGCAGTAAATTGATGCTTGCCCCTAAATCACAGAGTGATCTATCAAACATTATTTCCCCTATGGCACAGGTGatgtgaaaactccctgggtctcTTCTTTTTGCAGGCAATTCAGGTTGAATAAGggcactacattccttgttTAACACTATAGTTTGGCCTCCTTTGAGTGAGCTTTTCCTGGGAAGAAGTTCCTTCATGTACTTGATGAATGCAGGCATTTGTTGTATGGCCTTGATGAATGGTATGTTCACATGCAGAGATGCAAACAAGTCTAGGAACcttgagtatattctcttccccACAACACCATTGAGCAGTTGGGGAAATAGTGCATAGAGCTTCAGTAACTCTTGTTGTGAGATTTCTGGTTCTTGATGATCTCTATCCTCCTCCTCTGTTGAGTTATTTTCAGGCTGTTGGGAGAGGTTGCTTTGCTCGTCTTCATCCTCTTGATCACTTGTAGTGACCATTTTGCAAtcttcccatcttactttctttgCTTCTCCTCTTGGGTTTTTCTCCGTGTCACTTGGGAAGCCATAAGTAGGTTTGGGAATCTTCTCCGCTAAGCATCCCACTTGGAATTCCAGCTTCTTGATGGTCTCTCCTTGGTTCTTAATGTTGACTCGCACCTCTTCTCTGAACACCTTAtcttcttgaatctcttggcttattccttcaagtaaggtttcaagcttagagagtTTGTCATCAATTGATGGTAAATTGGGATTAGAGGTGGAAGGATGAGAGGTGTTGTTgtgggggtgttgatatgtcctctgtgtgaattgttgatgagctgcattgttgttggagttgtaaCGTCTCTGGTCTTGGCTTTGCTCTTGCTGAttcccccacccaaagtttgggtggttcctccatccagagttgtatgtcttggagtatggatcatggttctgtctaggtgaattcccaatgtagttggcttgctcaaggtcctcttcttcaacttcttcttGGGTTGTTGATGAGGTGGTGATTGCTGCCACTTGGTTCCTCTCCATCTTCTTGGTGAAGTCAGCTAACTGCTTGGTAATGAGCCTGTTCTAAGCCAGCAGAGCATCTACATTGTTTAGCTCCATTACTCCCTTAGTGTTCCCTCTTtcggaagcatagaagtagtcattctcagctacagtttcaatgacatctatggcttcttcaatggtcttcttcttgttcaaggaTCCTCCAGAGGAATGATCTACTGCCTTTTTTGATTCAtatgacaagccttcatagaagataTGCAACTGCACCCATTCATTAAACATATTTGGTAGACACCTTCTTGTTAGGTCTTTgaacctttcccaagcttcataaagtgtctccccatcttgctgtctgaacgtctgtacttcagttctcagcctattgatcctttgCGGGGGGTAAAACCTTGCCAAAAACTTATTCACTACCTCCTCCCAATTTGTCAGGCTTTCTTTTGGGAAGGATTCGAGCCATTTgaatgccttgtccctgagtgagaaagggaacaaGAGGAGCCTATAGACATCTtggtggactccattggacttcactgtgtcacaaatcctcaagagtgatgagctgaggttttagctcgaaatttttgccatgtatggtgggcttctgaatgctgctcccacaattGCCTGGGTTGGGATTGATATAAGAGCTTAACACTCTTCTATCTTCCCCAACATGATTTGCTCTACCTCATCCCCCATGGTTATTAGCCTCTTCTTCATGTTGGTTTTCTATGTTGCCTTCCATGTTTAGTTCAAAgtgttcctcctcctcttcagcACCGATTGCAcgtttccctcttgcttcccttcttaatctaaggaaggtcctttctggttcagaatcgaaggaagttgaagccccgcttcttctccctgtcatacaaccaacaagTACAAGCAAGTAAAAATATGTGCAGATAGTATTGTTGTCAGAATTAGTGTTAGTT
The genomic region above belongs to Arachis stenosperma cultivar V10309 chromosome 5, arast.V10309.gnm1.PFL2, whole genome shotgun sequence and contains:
- the LOC130980856 gene encoding uncharacterized protein LOC130980856, translated to MVTTSDQEDEDEQSNLSQQPENNSTEEEDRDHQEPEISQQELLKLYALFPQLLNGVVGKRIYSRFLDLFASLHVNIPFIKAIQQMPAFIKYMKELLPRKSSLKGGQTIVLNKECSALIQPELPAKRRDPGSFHITCAIGEIMFDRSLCDLGASINLLPLSLAKRLQINEIMPTDVVIRLADKTQKQAIGVVENVLLKVGKYFLPTDFVILDMEESHTHPIILGRPFLATARALIDVEKGELILRIHDEQLSFNVFKLSQEVDQEHKEPSKDHDEMLKEEASTEAHPTYLETPLVDKQGKQQLSQLKEKLEGPKPLEACEVNITNPLEKEVIKSKTISKDTRKKVPRKWRNKKIPTEDFSPGDRVISAYFPDIPPNLPTIPSQLPKVFTINRILSLEHVEIIDTTNGYKSTARGEDFKHYQPP